In one Bordetella pertussis 18323 genomic region, the following are encoded:
- a CDS encoding DUF934 domain-containing protein gives MPEASHPDHLIRAGRLQADDARLFTPEADGPADQTPPDEPGWLVTLATWKAAAATLRARRHPVGVQLPPDARLDELTGPDGELDRAALSFIAIEFPVYTDGRGYSLAQLLRRRYGWDGELRAVGDVMIDTIHYQARVGFDSFLVKPGHDPQRALAAFRTFSVHYQHTYPAPLAA, from the coding sequence ATGCCTGAAGCCAGCCACCCCGACCACCTGATCCGCGCCGGCCGCCTGCAGGCCGACGACGCGCGCCTGTTCACCCCCGAGGCCGACGGCCCCGCCGACCAGACGCCGCCCGACGAACCCGGCTGGCTGGTGACGCTGGCCACCTGGAAGGCCGCCGCCGCGACGCTGCGTGCGCGCCGTCATCCGGTGGGCGTGCAGCTGCCGCCGGATGCGCGGCTGGACGAACTGACCGGCCCCGACGGCGAGCTCGACCGGGCCGCGCTGTCCTTCATCGCCATCGAGTTTCCGGTCTATACGGATGGGCGCGGCTATTCGCTGGCGCAGTTGCTGCGCCGCCGCTACGGGTGGGACGGAGAATTGCGCGCCGTGGGCGATGTCATGATCGACACCATCCACTACCAGGCGCGCGTGGGTTTCGACAGCTTCCTGGTCAAGCCCGGCCACGATCCGCAGCGGGCGCTGGCCGCCTTCCGCACCTTCAGCGTGCACTACCAGCACACCTACCCGGCCCCCCTGGCGGCCTGA
- a CDS encoding IS481-like element IS481 family transposase has translation MNTHKHARLTFLRRLEMVQQLIAHQVCVPEAARAYGVTAPTVRKWLGRFLAQGQAGLADASSRPTVSPRAIAPAKALAIVELRRKRLTQARIAQALGVSASTVSRVLARAGLSHLADLEPAEPVVRYEHQAPGDLLHIDIKKLGRIQRPGHRVTGNRRDTVEGAGWDFVFVAIDDHARVAFTDIHPDERFPSAVQFLKDAVAYYQRLGVTIQRLLTDNGSAFRSRAFAALCHELGIKHRFTRPYRPQTNGKAERFIQSALREWAYAHTYQNSQHRADAMKSWLHHYNWHRPHQGIGRAVPISRLNLDEYNLLTVHS, from the coding sequence ATGAACACCCATAAGCATGCCCGATTGACCTTCCTACGTCGACTCGAAATGGTCCAGCAATTGATCGCCCATCAAGTTTGTGTGCCTGAAGCGGCCCGCGCCTATGGGGTCACCGCGCCGACTGTGCGCAAATGGCTGGGCCGCTTCCTGGCTCAGGGCCAGGCGGGCTTGGCCGATGCGTCCTCGCGCCCGACGGTCTCGCCCCGAGCGATTGCGCCGGCCAAGGCGCTGGCTATCGTGGAGCTGCGCCGCAAGCGGCTGACCCAAGCGCGCATCGCCCAGGCGCTGGGCGTGTCAGCCAGCACCGTCAGCCGCGTCCTGGCCCGCGCCGGTCTGTCGCACCTGGCCGACCTGGAGCCGGCCGAGCCGGTGGTGCGCTACGAGCATCAGGCCCCCGGCGATCTGCTGCACATCGACATCAAGAAGCTGGGACGTATCCAGCGCCCTGGCCACCGGGTCACGGGCAACCGACGCGATACCGTTGAGGGGGCCGGCTGGGACTTCGTCTTCGTGGCCATCGATGACCACGCCCGCGTGGCCTTCACCGACATCCACCCCGACGAGCGCTTCCCCAGCGCCGTCCAGTTCCTCAAGGACGCAGTGGCCTACTACCAGCGCCTGGGCGTGACCATCCAGCGCTTGCTCACCGACAATGGCTCGGCCTTTCGCAGCCGCGCCTTCGCCGCGCTGTGCCATGAGCTGGGCATCAAGCACCGCTTTACCCGACCTTACCGCCCACAGACCAATGGCAAGGCCGAACGCTTCATCCAGTCGGCCTTGCGTGAGTGGGCTTACGCTCACACCTACCAGAACTCCCAACACCGAGCCGATGCCATGAAATCCTGGCTACACCACTACAACTGGCATCGACCCCACCAAGGCATCGGGCGCGCTGTACCCATCTCCAGACTCAACCTGGACGAATACAACCTATTGACAGTTCACAGCTAA
- a CDS encoding ABC transporter ATP-binding protein: MLKVSNLQKRFGGLVALRGVDLHVPRAAILGIIGMNGSGKTTMLNCINGLYVPDAGSIALDGAEIAGKQVHEVARLGVGRTFQVPRVFQHLSLLDNLDVAQQQTSRNADERYAQSEYWLHKVELHRLRHNHAEELSGGQQKLLELARIMVAQPKVILLDEPFAGVNPALAQLLIGIIRDVPTEHGCSVVLVSHDLTSIYQLSHHIIVMNEGAILCEGDADRVRTDPRVIEAYLGA; encoded by the coding sequence ATGTTGAAAGTCAGCAATCTGCAAAAGCGCTTCGGCGGGCTGGTGGCGCTGCGCGGCGTCGACCTGCACGTGCCGCGCGCCGCCATTCTCGGCATCATCGGCATGAACGGGTCGGGCAAGACCACCATGCTCAACTGCATCAACGGCCTGTATGTGCCCGACGCCGGCAGCATCGCGCTGGACGGCGCCGAAATCGCCGGCAAGCAGGTCCACGAGGTGGCGCGCCTGGGCGTGGGCCGCACTTTCCAGGTCCCGCGCGTGTTCCAGCACCTCAGCCTGCTGGACAACCTGGACGTCGCGCAGCAGCAGACCAGCCGCAACGCCGACGAGCGCTACGCGCAATCCGAATACTGGCTGCACAAGGTCGAGTTACACCGCCTGCGCCACAACCATGCCGAAGAACTGTCCGGCGGACAACAGAAGCTGCTGGAGCTGGCGCGCATCATGGTGGCGCAGCCCAAGGTCATCCTGCTCGACGAGCCGTTTGCCGGCGTCAACCCGGCCCTGGCGCAACTGCTCATCGGCATCATCCGCGACGTCCCGACCGAGCATGGCTGCTCCGTGGTGCTGGTCTCGCACGACCTGACCTCGATCTACCAGCTGTCGCACCACATCATCGTCATGAACGAAGGCGCGATCCTGTGCGAAGGCGACGCCGATCGCGTGCGCACCGATCCGCGCGTGATCGAAGCCTACCTGGGAGCCTGA
- a CDS encoding nitrite/sulfite reductase, which translates to MYVYDPVDQQLVEERVKQFSDQTRRFLDGQLTEDEFRTLRLQNGLYIQRHAPMLRIAIPYGMLAARQLRKLAHIARTWDRGYGHFSTRQNMQFNWPRLEDVPAILAELASVQMHSIQTSGNCIRNTTSDHFAGVAPDELVNPLVWCEIIRQWSTLHPEFAFLPRKFKIAVSGAVEDRAAVGVHDIGLQAVERDGQLGFRFWVGGGLGRTPMVGHLINPFVPWQHLLTYLQAALRVYNLHGRRDNKFKARIKILVKDLTPEVYAREVEQEWQSLKDGPDTITEDQLNTIAGRFVWPDYDSAAASEPDPTDARAQAYPRFARWLRTNVRAHKVAGYAAVTVSLKATGVPPGDITADQMDAVAGLSERYGFGELRVSHEQNLVLADVRRARLHDLWQELQQLNLATPNIGLLTNIIACPGGDFCALANAVSIPVAESIQRRFDDLDYLFEIGELDLNISGCINSCGHHHVGHIGILGVDKAGEEWYQVTLGGRQNGAAKPLPDLESPRGGGAAIGRIIGPSFARTQIPDVIDRLIRTYLELRDSDAERFIDVVDRVGIDPFKRDVYADPAVAKLASQQEPAHA; encoded by the coding sequence ATGTACGTGTACGATCCAGTCGACCAGCAACTGGTCGAAGAGCGTGTGAAACAATTCTCGGACCAGACGCGGCGCTTTCTCGACGGCCAGCTGACCGAAGACGAGTTCCGCACCCTGCGCCTGCAGAACGGGCTTTACATCCAGCGCCACGCGCCCATGCTGCGCATTGCCATTCCCTACGGCATGCTGGCCGCGCGCCAGTTGCGCAAGCTGGCGCATATCGCACGCACCTGGGACCGCGGCTACGGCCACTTCTCGACGCGCCAGAACATGCAGTTCAACTGGCCGCGCCTGGAAGACGTGCCGGCCATCCTGGCCGAACTGGCTTCGGTGCAGATGCATTCGATCCAGACCAGCGGCAATTGCATCCGCAACACCACCAGCGACCACTTCGCCGGCGTCGCCCCCGACGAACTGGTCAATCCGCTGGTGTGGTGCGAGATCATCCGCCAGTGGTCGACCCTGCACCCCGAGTTCGCCTTCCTGCCGCGCAAGTTCAAGATCGCCGTCAGCGGCGCGGTCGAAGACCGCGCGGCGGTGGGCGTACACGACATCGGCCTGCAAGCGGTCGAGCGCGACGGCCAGCTGGGTTTTCGCTTCTGGGTCGGCGGCGGGCTGGGACGCACGCCCATGGTGGGCCACCTGATCAATCCGTTCGTGCCCTGGCAGCACCTGCTGACCTATCTGCAGGCGGCGTTGCGCGTGTACAACCTGCATGGCCGGCGCGACAACAAGTTCAAGGCGCGGATCAAGATCCTGGTCAAGGATCTCACGCCCGAGGTCTACGCGCGCGAGGTCGAGCAGGAGTGGCAATCGCTCAAGGACGGCCCCGATACGATCACCGAGGACCAGCTGAACACCATCGCGGGCCGCTTCGTCTGGCCCGACTACGACAGCGCCGCGGCCAGCGAGCCCGATCCCACGGACGCCCGCGCCCAGGCCTACCCGCGCTTCGCGCGCTGGCTGCGCACCAACGTGCGCGCGCACAAGGTGGCGGGCTATGCGGCCGTGACGGTGTCGCTGAAGGCCACCGGCGTGCCGCCCGGCGACATCACCGCCGACCAGATGGACGCGGTGGCTGGCCTGTCCGAACGCTATGGCTTCGGCGAACTGCGGGTCTCGCACGAGCAGAACCTGGTCCTGGCCGACGTGCGCCGGGCCCGGCTGCACGACCTCTGGCAGGAGCTGCAGCAACTTAACCTGGCCACCCCCAATATCGGCCTGCTGACCAATATCATCGCCTGTCCGGGCGGCGACTTCTGCGCCCTGGCCAATGCCGTCTCCATCCCGGTGGCCGAATCCATCCAGCGCCGCTTCGACGATCTCGACTACCTGTTCGAAATCGGCGAACTGGACCTGAACATCTCGGGCTGCATCAATTCCTGCGGGCATCACCACGTCGGGCACATCGGCATACTCGGCGTGGACAAGGCCGGCGAGGAGTGGTACCAGGTGACGCTGGGCGGCCGCCAGAATGGCGCGGCCAAGCCGCTGCCCGACCTGGAGTCGCCGCGCGGCGGCGGCGCGGCCATCGGCCGCATCATCGGCCCGTCGTTCGCACGCACGCAGATCCCCGACGTGATCGATCGCCTGATCCGCACCTACCTGGAATTGCGTGACAGCGACGCCGAACGCTTCATCGACGTGGTCGACCGCGTCGGCATCGACCCCTTCAAGCGCGACGTCTACGCCGACCCGGCCGTCGCCAAACTCGCCTCCCAGCAAGAGCCCGCTCATGCCTGA
- a CDS encoding branched-chain amino acid ABC transporter permease: MSGLIIQGLVNGLILGAIYGLIGVGLNVIFGVLRVVNFAHGEFLVLGAYFAYYLLEYAGIDPLLALPLAFGAFFLAGYVLYFVLIPRLSKADDPEISSLLLMFGVSIMLGAIMLLAFEADARSLPYEIEPVFFKIGPVLIPTVRLIALAIALAVVAVLAWFLYRTQLGKALRAIIMNRDAVRIVGINVERLSAVAFGLGIGLAAVTGVLVAMVFPAFSPFMGNDYTLIGFIVIVLGGLGHPVGALVGAMLFGVTEQVSVVFFNPSIATICGFVLMVAMIFVRPTGLFGHRALR, translated from the coding sequence ATGAGCGGACTGATTATCCAGGGCCTGGTCAACGGCCTGATCCTGGGCGCCATCTACGGCCTGATCGGCGTGGGCCTGAACGTGATCTTCGGCGTGCTGCGCGTGGTGAACTTCGCGCACGGCGAGTTCCTGGTGCTGGGCGCCTACTTTGCCTACTACCTGCTCGAATACGCCGGCATCGACCCGCTGCTGGCATTGCCGCTGGCCTTCGGCGCCTTCTTCCTGGCCGGCTACGTGCTGTATTTCGTGCTGATCCCGCGCCTGTCCAAGGCCGACGACCCCGAAATCAGCTCGCTGCTGCTCATGTTCGGCGTGTCCATCATGCTGGGAGCCATCATGCTGCTGGCCTTCGAGGCCGACGCACGTTCGCTGCCCTACGAGATCGAACCGGTGTTCTTCAAGATCGGGCCGGTGCTGATCCCGACCGTGCGCCTGATCGCCCTGGCCATCGCGCTGGCCGTGGTCGCCGTGCTGGCCTGGTTCCTGTACCGCACCCAGTTGGGCAAGGCGCTGCGCGCCATCATCATGAACCGCGACGCCGTGCGTATCGTCGGCATCAACGTCGAGCGGCTGTCGGCCGTGGCGTTCGGCCTGGGCATCGGCCTGGCCGCCGTCACGGGCGTGCTGGTGGCCATGGTGTTCCCGGCATTTTCCCCCTTCATGGGCAACGACTACACCCTGATCGGCTTCATCGTCATCGTGCTGGGCGGGCTGGGCCATCCCGTGGGTGCGCTGGTCGGCGCCATGCTGTTCGGCGTCACCGAACAGGTTTCGGTGGTGTTCTTCAACCCCTCCATCGCCACGATCTGCGGCTTCGTGCTGATGGTGGCCATGATCTTCGTGCGGCCCACCGGGCTGTTCGGCCACCGCGCCCTGCGCTGA
- a CDS encoding DUF6817 domain-containing protein, with protein MSSSADLHPHARALLADHYAAIDADLPALLELLFARSAGEDWHKAGTFKHHLLGVYRTLALWNQPREVRLLGLFHSVYGNEYVDLTLFDRERERATLRQYLGEEAEQWVHLFCAMPRTQFVQRILAGEGRGATGLVLQGADGQPLTLTPRQVAAFIVVSAADVGEQWHSWQDEIFAGYPHQERRDTSTHWAASLWPGPLKPPARILDMLSRLLQPLSTLPAGTGIPTPPAFGHCTAVLDAGDEAAAAALYWQVITRMHPMTEMDSAHHLLQAAIAHNPWVAEPRLLLAQLALTAQDYDTALEQAAAGLAALQAWGTSWDKRIEWSGWMAWARILLQNARDRQWPATLGGLNGLGLMG; from the coding sequence ATGTCGTCCTCTGCTGACCTGCATCCCCACGCCCGCGCCCTGCTGGCCGATCATTACGCGGCCATCGACGCCGACCTGCCCGCCCTGCTGGAATTGCTGTTTGCGCGCAGCGCCGGCGAAGACTGGCACAAGGCCGGCACGTTCAAGCACCATCTGCTGGGCGTCTATCGCACGCTGGCGCTGTGGAACCAACCGCGCGAAGTGCGCCTGCTGGGTCTGTTCCACAGCGTGTACGGCAACGAGTACGTGGACCTGACGCTGTTCGACCGTGAGCGCGAGCGCGCCACCTTGCGCCAGTACCTCGGCGAAGAAGCCGAGCAATGGGTGCACCTGTTCTGCGCCATGCCTCGCACCCAGTTCGTGCAGCGCATCCTGGCGGGCGAAGGCCGTGGCGCCACGGGGCTGGTGCTGCAGGGCGCCGACGGCCAGCCGCTGACGCTGACGCCGCGCCAGGTGGCCGCCTTCATCGTGGTGTCGGCGGCCGACGTCGGCGAACAGTGGCATAGCTGGCAGGACGAGATCTTCGCCGGCTATCCCCACCAGGAGCGCCGCGACACCTCGACGCACTGGGCCGCCTCGCTGTGGCCCGGCCCGCTCAAGCCGCCGGCCCGCATCCTGGACATGCTCTCGCGCCTGCTGCAGCCCTTGTCCACGCTGCCCGCCGGCACCGGCATCCCGACGCCGCCCGCCTTCGGCCACTGCACCGCCGTGCTCGACGCCGGCGACGAGGCGGCCGCCGCGGCGCTGTACTGGCAGGTCATCACGCGCATGCACCCCATGACCGAAATGGACAGCGCGCACCATTTGCTGCAGGCCGCCATCGCCCACAACCCCTGGGTGGCCGAGCCGCGCCTGCTGCTCGCGCAGCTGGCGCTGACCGCGCAGGACTACGACACCGCCCTCGAGCAGGCCGCCGCCGGCCTGGCGGCCTTGCAGGCCTGGGGAACCAGCTGGGACAAGCGCATCGAATGGTCGGGCTGGATGGCCTGGGCGCGCATCCTGCTGCAGAATGCCCGCGACCGCCAATGGCCGGCCACGCTGGGCGGATTGAACGGACTGGGCTTGATGGGCTAG
- a CDS encoding MetQ/NlpA family ABC transporter substrate-binding protein — protein MRIRHLVAACAALFSIATAPALAQDAELKVGVTVGPHAQIGEVVKSVAARDGLRVTLVEFSDFIQPNAALDAGELDLNIYQHRPFLDAQNKARGYRLAPVASAVVQQMGVYSRRHQTLDALPQGAKVAIPNDPTNGARALLVLQAASLIELKPGVTVNASLFDIAANPRNLKFLEIEAAQLPHSLADVDAAAVNSAYAIPAGLSPARDALALESKDAPFAVVVIAAREDNKNDPRIARFIKAYQSEEVKQFVARQFPGAYSTSW, from the coding sequence ATGCGTATCCGCCATCTCGTCGCCGCTTGCGCGGCCCTGTTCAGTATTGCCACCGCGCCTGCCCTGGCGCAGGACGCCGAATTGAAGGTCGGGGTCACGGTGGGGCCGCATGCGCAGATCGGCGAAGTGGTCAAGAGCGTGGCGGCCAGGGACGGGCTGCGCGTCACGCTGGTCGAGTTCAGCGACTTCATCCAGCCCAACGCGGCGCTCGACGCCGGCGAACTGGACCTCAACATCTACCAGCACCGGCCCTTCCTGGATGCCCAGAACAAGGCGCGCGGCTACCGCCTGGCGCCGGTCGCCAGCGCGGTGGTGCAGCAGATGGGCGTGTATTCCAGGCGTCACCAGACGCTGGACGCCTTGCCGCAGGGCGCCAAGGTGGCGATACCCAACGACCCGACCAATGGCGCGCGCGCCCTGCTGGTGTTGCAGGCGGCCAGCCTGATCGAGCTCAAGCCGGGCGTCACGGTCAACGCGTCGTTGTTCGACATCGCCGCCAACCCCAGGAACCTGAAGTTCCTCGAAATCGAGGCGGCGCAATTGCCGCACTCGCTGGCCGACGTGGATGCCGCGGCGGTGAATTCGGCCTATGCCATTCCGGCCGGGCTGTCGCCGGCGCGCGACGCGCTGGCCCTGGAGAGCAAGGACGCGCCGTTTGCCGTGGTGGTGATCGCCGCGCGTGAAGACAACAAGAACGATCCGCGCATCGCGCGCTTTATCAAGGCGTACCAGTCCGAAGAGGTCAAGCAGTTCGTGGCCCGGCAGTTTCCGGGCGCCTACAGCACGTCGTGGTAA
- a CDS encoding helix-turn-helix transcriptional regulator, giving the protein MRIWTIEEEAAALRERFQGVNRAAFARDHEVKGGQAMIYQHITGRRPISIEAAMAYAAGFNCKLEEISPRLALEAQKAAALSSETIAPQVSESIVWPFPSISEADVRSLTPGQLGQLEGAIALAIGQLRLGVDVAPARRAAAPAPRPGDLVDIEAAADEFPMRIGGVPAPWEPGGTTTRQMERHSQGLRISQAVNVGHVEDSGYSANDHEFIPIPELDVRLAAGKLGIENYQETEIGQILLRRSFLESFKRPIKRMRICYGNGPSMEPVIRHRNPMLVDVHPVSLDEVQPRFVYAINRGGKMIVKCLERWKDGRWMAISTNPDPDHHPFPLATDDGGEVRIIGTVLWSPYDLRNGVDERLLQGW; this is encoded by the coding sequence ATGAGAATTTGGACCATCGAGGAAGAAGCGGCGGCGCTGCGCGAACGCTTTCAGGGCGTCAACCGCGCCGCGTTCGCGCGCGACCATGAGGTCAAGGGTGGGCAGGCGATGATCTACCAGCACATCACCGGCCGCCGCCCTATCAGCATTGAGGCTGCCATGGCCTACGCGGCCGGCTTCAATTGCAAGCTCGAGGAAATCAGCCCTCGCCTTGCGCTGGAGGCACAAAAGGCGGCCGCGTTGTCGTCTGAGACGATCGCGCCTCAAGTCTCCGAATCCATCGTCTGGCCCTTCCCCTCGATTTCCGAGGCGGACGTGCGCTCCTTAACCCCTGGCCAGCTTGGACAGTTGGAAGGTGCCATTGCCCTGGCGATCGGACAGCTGCGGCTTGGCGTGGATGTTGCGCCGGCCCGACGTGCTGCAGCGCCAGCGCCACGACCCGGCGACCTGGTCGACATCGAAGCCGCGGCGGATGAGTTTCCGATGCGTATCGGCGGCGTCCCCGCGCCATGGGAGCCAGGCGGCACGACTACCAGGCAGATGGAACGCCATAGCCAGGGCCTGCGCATCAGCCAGGCGGTCAATGTCGGGCACGTTGAAGACTCGGGCTACTCCGCGAACGACCACGAATTCATTCCCATCCCCGAGCTGGACGTGCGCCTAGCGGCGGGCAAGCTCGGCATCGAGAACTATCAGGAGACAGAAATTGGTCAGATTCTGCTCCGCCGGTCATTCCTCGAGTCGTTCAAGCGGCCGATCAAGCGCATGCGCATCTGCTATGGCAATGGACCTAGCATGGAGCCCGTCATCCGCCATCGGAACCCGATGCTTGTAGATGTCCACCCTGTATCGCTGGATGAAGTGCAGCCGCGTTTCGTCTATGCCATCAATCGGGGAGGCAAGATGATCGTGAAATGCCTGGAGCGCTGGAAGGATGGGCGGTGGATGGCCATTTCAACCAATCCTGACCCAGACCATCATCCGTTCCCGCTGGCCACCGATGACGGCGGCGAGGTACGAATCATAGGCACCGTGCTCTGGTCACCCTACGATCTGCGCAATGGAGTAGATGAGCGACTATTGCAAGGCTGGTAA
- a CDS encoding recombination protein NinB, whose translation MRQRLLNPKTFILRSPSQQAAAQAFLANLPLDADEPLEVVVRERVKPRKMSQNALMWAGPLRDISEQAWVQGQRFAAEVWHEQFKRDYLPEEFDPELCLEGYRKWDYTPRGDRVLVGSTTGLTVKGMAQYLQQVEAAGAALGVQFGAREGQ comes from the coding sequence ATGCGCCAACGCCTCCTGAACCCCAAGACGTTCATCCTGCGGAGCCCGAGCCAGCAGGCGGCTGCGCAGGCGTTCCTGGCGAACCTGCCGCTGGATGCCGACGAGCCGTTGGAAGTGGTCGTGCGCGAGCGCGTCAAGCCGCGCAAGATGAGCCAGAACGCCCTGATGTGGGCAGGCCCGCTGCGCGACATCTCCGAGCAGGCATGGGTGCAGGGCCAGCGCTTCGCCGCCGAGGTCTGGCACGAACAGTTCAAGCGGGACTATCTGCCCGAGGAATTCGACCCCGAACTGTGCCTGGAGGGCTACCGCAAGTGGGACTACACGCCGCGTGGTGATCGCGTGCTGGTTGGCAGCACCACCGGCCTGACGGTCAAGGGCATGGCGCAATACCTGCAGCAGGTCGAGGCGGCCGGCGCGGCGCTGGGCGTCCAGTTCGGCGCCAGGGAAGGGCAGTGA
- a CDS encoding DUF1364 family protein: MQRRAPLQRKTPLRTGGVRLSGGSSATPMRQATLQRAAIKRRAPKKRPGYHDPKYLAACKGECCYLRFPGCRSYPEDPTVVPAHQNEGKGMGLKVHDKFTVPACFHCHALYDQSGIDREIKRATFDWAYTRWVPVRAGKLGLQHVETL; the protein is encoded by the coding sequence ATGCAGCGACGTGCCCCCCTTCAACGCAAGACTCCGCTGCGCACCGGCGGGGTCCGGCTCTCGGGCGGCTCCAGCGCCACCCCAATGCGGCAGGCAACGCTACAGCGCGCCGCCATCAAGCGCCGCGCGCCGAAGAAGCGCCCGGGCTATCACGACCCCAAGTACCTGGCCGCGTGCAAAGGCGAATGCTGCTACCTGCGTTTCCCTGGCTGCCGCAGCTACCCCGAAGACCCCACGGTCGTGCCCGCCCACCAGAACGAGGGCAAGGGCATGGGCCTGAAGGTCCACGACAAATTCACCGTTCCCGCCTGCTTCCACTGCCACGCGCTCTACGACCAGAGCGGGATCGACCGAGAAATCAAGCGCGCCACCTTCGACTGGGCATACACCCGGTGGGTGCCTGTGCGCGCCGGAAAGCTGGGTCTCCAGCATGTGGAGACCCTATGA
- a CDS encoding transcriptional regulator yields MDLNSYLNREDATSAAALAREVGVSPALVYQWRTGRRPVPVEHCAAIERATGGEVSRRDLRPGDWPRVWPELAAQAQQEVTHA; encoded by the coding sequence ATGGACCTGAATAGCTATCTCAACCGGGAAGACGCCACCAGTGCTGCAGCGCTGGCGCGCGAGGTCGGAGTGTCCCCGGCACTCGTCTATCAGTGGCGCACGGGCCGCCGACCTGTTCCGGTCGAGCATTGCGCAGCGATAGAGCGGGCCACCGGCGGCGAAGTAAGCCGCCGTGATCTGCGTCCCGGCGACTGGCCCCGCGTCTGGCCCGAGCTGGCCGCCCAGGCCCAGCAGGAGGTTACTCATGCTTAA
- a CDS encoding ABC transporter ATP-binding protein yields the protein MPTSAATTEPVFALDHVTVAYHGDITILNGVNVQARAGQVTGIIGPNGAGKSTVLKTLFGFLPLRGGRIVLRGQDISRQPSHERAASGVAFVPQHRSLFGELSVEDNLVLGCWPFRRDKDKVRRRIDSVYQRFPILAQKRHDPVSSMSGGQQRFVEFGRALLIEPSVILLDEPTAMLAPKISKEIYALVRGFADEGMTVILVDQNVRRCAEISDYMYILELGRNKAEGAHEQFGHDGGLRDMVASWMDYKID from the coding sequence ATGCCGACCTCCGCCGCCACGACCGAGCCGGTGTTCGCCCTGGACCATGTCACCGTGGCCTACCACGGCGACATCACCATTCTCAACGGGGTCAACGTACAGGCGCGCGCCGGCCAGGTCACCGGCATCATCGGCCCCAACGGCGCGGGCAAGTCCACCGTGCTCAAGACCCTGTTCGGCTTTTTGCCGCTGCGCGGCGGCCGCATCGTGCTGCGCGGCCAGGACATCAGCCGCCAGCCCTCGCACGAGCGCGCCGCCAGCGGCGTGGCCTTCGTCCCGCAGCACCGCAGCCTGTTCGGCGAGCTGTCGGTCGAGGACAACCTGGTGCTGGGATGCTGGCCGTTTCGCCGCGACAAGGACAAGGTGCGCCGCCGCATCGACTCGGTCTACCAACGCTTTCCCATCCTGGCGCAGAAGCGCCACGATCCCGTCTCCAGCATGAGCGGCGGCCAGCAGCGCTTCGTCGAGTTCGGCCGCGCCCTGCTGATCGAGCCCTCGGTCATCCTGCTGGACGAACCCACCGCCATGCTGGCACCCAAGATTTCCAAGGAAATCTACGCCCTGGTGCGCGGCTTCGCCGACGAAGGCATGACCGTCATCCTGGTCGACCAGAACGTGCGCCGCTGCGCCGAGATCTCCGACTACATGTACATCCTCGAACTCGGCCGCAACAAGGCCGAAGGCGCCCACGAACAATTCGGCCACGACGGCGGCCTGCGCGACATGGTCGCGTCGTGGATGGACTACAAGATAGACTGA
- a CDS encoding helix-turn-helix domain-containing protein has translation MSYEVMKACRPLQMPSSPKAVLMALADYADEAGSAWPSIPTLCEYTCLSERTVHAAIKWLEQAKVVVADRANGRHTTYVVDANSFQQPPQQLRPRSSCTPANAAVTTAAAAVVPPQIPQSPPQQLRSNNQEQPREQPGTTNKRVRKPKDSGFDAMKVDLPDWLPAESWERWVRHRVQLKKPITEETARQQIEDLGTFRGQGHQPDDVIRHCIGKSWQGLFPPKQGFGPRPAPAVSEADRRKQEFLRLAGHGGQDNFTLDMEQA, from the coding sequence ATGAGCTACGAGGTCATGAAAGCCTGCCGGCCACTGCAAATGCCTTCCTCGCCGAAGGCCGTGCTGATGGCGCTGGCCGACTATGCAGACGAGGCTGGATCTGCGTGGCCATCGATTCCCACGCTGTGCGAATACACGTGCCTGTCCGAGCGCACTGTTCACGCCGCCATCAAGTGGCTGGAACAGGCCAAGGTGGTGGTGGCCGACCGTGCCAACGGGCGCCACACAACCTACGTTGTCGATGCGAATTCCTTTCAACAACCACCGCAGCAGTTGCGCCCCCGCAGTAGCTGCACCCCCGCAAATGCCGCAGTAACCACCGCAGCGGCTGCGGTGGTACCCCCGCAAATCCCGCAGTCACCCCCGCAGCAGCTGCGGTCTAACAACCAAGAACAACCAAGGGAACAACCAGGAACAACCAATAAGCGCGTGCGCAAGCCGAAGGACTCGGGCTTCGACGCGATGAAGGTCGACCTGCCGGACTGGCTGCCAGCGGAAAGCTGGGAGCGCTGGGTCCGCCACCGCGTGCAGCTGAAAAAGCCGATCACCGAGGAAACCGCGCGCCAGCAGATCGAAGACCTGGGGACCTTCCGCGGTCAGGGCCATCAGCCGGACGACGTCATTCGGCACTGCATCGGCAAGAGCTGGCAGGGACTGTTCCCCCCGAAACAAGGCTTCGGGCCACGCCCGGCGCCTGCCGTGAGCGAGGCAGATCGCCGCAAGCAGGAATTCCTGCGCCTTGCCGGGCATGGCGGCCAGGACAACTTCACCTTGGACATGGAGCAAGCCTGA